GGACGGGAGGCGTCTTCTTGGCGGTGCGGTCGCCGTGGCGGTGGAAGACGTAGATGCCCAGgacggtctcggcggcggcggcgggcacgacggcgaggccaagggTCAAGAGAAGCTTGAGTTCCATCGCGGCCAAAATGTGGGGTCTGATGTGTCTGGTGTTGTGGACTGTCTCTGAGAGGGGGTCGTCAACACGGGACGTTCCTTTCTGACTTGGCCTTGAAACTCAAGTCTCTCTTGGATCTCGCGAGAAAGAGACAAGGACGGAAACGACCAGCTTATATACGAGAGGATAACGAGACTGAAATTGGCTCACTCGGTGTAGCTGCAGCAAGTGTGGGTATCGCGCCGTCAATGGGGCGTCATGGACACAACCAACCTAGATAGATATGGAATCTGCCGGGGCGCTTTGTGATAACAGGCTACTGTATGGGGACATAGACCCTCTCTGGCCGGCTCTTTTCTTGCTCAATGTTGGATGAAGCTTAAAGGGGGGGACAGCGGCAGACCGCGACTCTCTGGAAGCTGCCTCGTAGATAACAAGAATTGGGTGCCGTCTTCGAGCCATGCAACTCGTTGATACCATCAACCTTTATATCCCATCGTCGCCAGTCGGTCtactctcgctctctcccctctctctcactaCTTTCGACTGGAAGAAAACCAGACAATCCCTCGGTCCATCTTCCATGACCCCTCCACACTGCATACCTACCTAACTACCTTAGTGTTGTAGAGAATTCGACCCACTTCCAGCCTCCGGAGCCAGTCGAGGGTTGGCGAtaaaggagggggagaggcTGGTTGGGTAAGTATGCCGGGCCATCACTATCAATGGGAATTGCAACATGCTATTCCCGCGGAGGACTTttgcgggggggggggttcttgttcttcttttttgttttgttttgctGAGGGGTGGGATAGCACCACCACCTCAAGGCAGGAGGAGCTATCCATCCATCTACTCATCCGTTCATTCGATTCGTGCGGCCAATTAGTCAAGTTGTCCATTCATATTCCCCCACTTGAGCAGCAGAGCCAGCATCTGCAGAACTGCAGTGTGGAAGGGTGTGGGATGCCGGCTTGGCTAGAAAAGCTTGAGTGCGCCGCATCCCTCgaccgggggggaggggattgGGCCCTCGGTCGACGCTCATTCGCCGATAAAAGGTGACGGCGGATGGGGCAGTGAGTGAAGCCGAGAACAAGGTCCCGCATGCGCTGCATCTCCGCTCCCGTCCGCGGCtacggcagcggcagcgacTCCGGCTATCGGCGGAAAgtgagaggggggaggttgcttttccccccccttcctttttCCGCTGTCTTTCTTCTTGTCCTGCCCGTCGACGTGAGTGGGAGCGAAGGACGCATCAATGATTTCTCAAGGAAGGTCTTGAAAGTGAATTTGTCTTTGAATTTTAAATGATTATATTTGTCGTTGATATCGGCATCGAGAGGGAGGGCAGGAAATGGACAACCGGCCAACTAACTAAGCAAGCCTCAAAtcatccatcatcacctAAGATGCACGCACGCGTTTCCAGTACAGACGCCACACCCATTTGGCTTTCCCGCCAGCCAGACGACATCTCCTTCTGTCTCTGCCTCAACGAGACGGGACCGATCACCATCGGGGCAGATCCAATCGTTGGACTGCATGGGCGTGGGAATCCACACGAGCCGAGATGCGTGCCTCCAACACGACCCCAAGAGCGGCACGACCACGTTCGCGCCCGGCCTCCCCACCCACCATCCCAAGTACTAAGTTACACCATCTTCCCATTTGGTATCCCACGTGCCACGCCTGGCCATGGAAGCGCAGTTAGACTCTTGTCTGCATCAGGGCTTCCTCAAAAAATTCATCCATGTGGCGCATGGAGTCGGGTTGGTGCAACCTCTGTGCCCAACAAGTGTGATAGACACATGTTGTTGGCGGCGTGCTACGACTCTGAGAGCCAAGACAAGGTTCCTCAGCCGCAGACAGGACGCCTAGAGTATAATGAGTGTTGCCGCAAGTCGAACCGAAAGAGGAAAGCACCGCCCAAGACTAGCAGAGGGCGAGGGGCAATGGCGGGTTTGCTCAGATAAATTCGCGTTATCCGTACTTTTAAGTGCGATATCAATTTACAATCTTCAGGCCCTGTACGTTATTCTACACCCGCGGACTTGCTTGGAGCTGTCCCTTCGACCCACCACGATAGGCTTCCGCCGTCCCCAGCCTACAGCTTCGAATCGTTCTTACGCCCACTCTTGACGTGCTTCGAAATCTCTCCCCGCAGGAGGAAATCCGGATATCTCATGCCTTCGTCGGTCCCCACAGACAGTGCGCCCTGCCGTCTCCAGGAGCCGCCGTCAACGGGGATCGCCTGGCCGTTGACATAGCTGCCGGCGTCGCTAAACAGGTAAACGGTGGAGTCGGCGATGTCCCGAACAACGCCCCACCGGCCTTGTGGCACCACAGagtcggccttggcctggtcctgctggctgctggccaAGCGTTGCATGCCTTCCGTGTCCTTGATCGGGCCCGGAGCGATGACGTTGCTGGTGACCCCAAATGGCCCATACTCCAATGTGACCGAGGCCATGAGGGCATCGACAGCTGCCTTGGCCGCTGACACATGGGCCTGCAGTGGCATACCCGTCCAGTGGAAAGTGGCTGAGACGAAGATGATGCGACCGCCCGTCCGGCCGTCCTTGCTCGGGGTGGGGTTCTTCTTTGCCGACTCGACCAGGTATGGGATGGTTGCCTTGATGGTGTTGAAAGTGCCCAAGACGTCAATGTCGATGACGGCCTTGAAGGCGTTGGGACTCATGCCGGACAAGGGGGCGATGAAGTTGCCAGCAGCACCCGCACTGTCGGTTGTCAGTTCCGAGAAAGCCCCATCCAGAAACATCAGGAACCTACATGACAAAGTCGATACCCCCAAGTTCATTGGCACACCTGTCTGCGGCATCTTGCAGACTCTGGGGCTAGGCGCGAACGGGTCAGTTCTGGCATGTCTGAAACGTGCGAGATTGGTTAACACGTACATTTCTGACATCGCAaccgccgatgccgatgaccTTGGCACCAGGCCTGGCAGTGGCTAGGTccttggccatggcctcTGTCTTTTCGACATTGCGGCCGATGATACATGCGTTTGCTCCCAGGCGCACAAGAGCGCGGGTTTGGGCGCTGCAAATGGTTCCAGCGCCGCCGGTAACAAAGGCGACCCTGTCATCTATGTTGGAATGATTAGTCTCGACGGCCCTATTGCGAGGAGGAATCCCGGCCAACTCACTGAAGATCCCATCCTTCCACACCGAACTCACGTACTCGGACTCGGGGACAGGCATGTTGACAGTTTGTGATTGTGGAAGACGGATATAGGTGTAGCAAGCAAGTGGAGAGATAAAGACGACGTGCGTGACGTGAATCTCGCACGAGATTAAAAACACAAGAGATGGAACGTGAGAAGCCCGACGACGGGGAGTTTTGACAGATTATACAGCTGTAAAGGTGCGAAGGTCCGTAGGTGATCTAACGTGACACAACAATAAGAAACTAAATAGAGTCCGGCCGGTGGGATGTTCGGTTGTTGCATGTAACGGCGACGGCAGTGCGCAGCTCCAAGTGTCAGCGGCAGCAAGTAACGCGACGGACCTCGGCAAGGGCAGGTTGCAGTGCGGAGCCTTCCGCAGCGACCACCAAACACCGAAACCTTGATTGACGATTAGTGATATCCCTGCTGAGTCATCGCTCTCTTGGCGAAACACGGGCGAGAAGACCGTCTCGGCCGGTAGCCACTGTTTGACTCCGAGGGGCAACACAGGTGACTCAGCTAGGATATTGTTTCCTCAGGTCCACTCCAGTGGCACCTACAGGCCACCTAGCAGCCCTCCCGCCCGTTCGGGGGCTAGTTTAGCGCGTCTTCCCGCGCATCGCCCCGAAGGAGACGACTGTCTCCCCGCGTGCGTGGGCGTTTATCAAAAGCTGATGAAGTCCAGCCCCCGCGACATGGCACCTTAGCAATCACCTCTGGAACAGTGTCGGGAAGAGCAGGTGACCCATCATGACATATGCGATATTAGGGGCATACTTGGGGTCAACGGTGTCACCTTCTCAAACGTAAGAGCCATCCGTAGAACTCTGGACTCTGGTCGCGTTTCCAGTCCATCAGCCAACCTCGCGGCTCAGCCAGAGGTTGGCACAGTATTGACCTGTTGCGAGGCTTGTTGCTGTCGTACATCAGACCTGTTGTTACTGCCGGAGAAACAATACTTGTTTTTCATACGCTTGTTGGAACCGAGGAAAGCAAAAAGGACCCGTTGCCCAGCTACATCTCTACGGCCATCGCGCATGATGGTTTCTGGCCAAGGAGAGGGGTAAAGAAACTTGTCCCATAAAGTTTAATGAATCGCGGCCGTCGAACCTTCGACCTATATCGCTTTTCCTTATCGAATTTTAGATCCTTTGGTGACTAGATTGAACATAGTGATCTTCAAGGCGCCCAGCATGAGCAACACCCAAGAAGACGTTTCCACCGACAACGGCCCCGTCATCGTGGCCGACGATGTCGTGAGCACCTACCAAGCACTCCCTTAAACAACCCCGCATCCCTGACCATGTTCCTAGCATGCCGACGACTTTGAAGATACTTCATCCGACAGAGCATCAGTGAGTGCATGCCTCCGACCGGGAATCACAAAGCCCTGCTTACCCGTGTCTTTGTAGAGCATCGCGTCCTCAACTACGAGCGTGGCTAGTTCAATTCTCAACCACCGCGTTGAGAACGGCAGAACGTATCACAGGTACAAAGATGGCAGT
This sequence is a window from Colletotrichum higginsianum IMI 349063 chromosome 8, whole genome shotgun sequence. Protein-coding genes within it:
- a CDS encoding Short-chain dehydrogenase, whose translation is MPVPESEYVSSVWKDGIFSELAGIPPRNRAVETNHSNIDDRVAFVTGGAGTICSAQTRALVRLGANACIIGRNVEKTEAMAKDLATARPGAKVIGIGGCDVRNPQSLQDAADRCANELGGIDFVIAGAAGNFIAPLSGMSPNAFKAVIDIDVLGTFNTIKATIPYLVESAKKNPTPSKDGRTGGRIIFVSATFHWTGMPLQAHVSAAKAAVDALMASVTLEYGPFGVTSNVIAPGPIKDTEGMQRLASSQQDQAKADSVVPQGRWGVVRDIADSTVYLFSDAGSYVNGQAIPVDGGSWRRQGALSVGTDEGMRYPDFLLRGEISKHVKSGRKNDSKL